A stretch of the Aphis gossypii isolate Hap1 chromosome 2, ASM2018417v2, whole genome shotgun sequence genome encodes the following:
- the LOC126550065 gene encoding uncharacterized protein LOC126550065 isoform X1 translates to MDLIEQKDKLDISNVDTQIIKKTSRHGPLLPDTIRAIIVGPSGSDADKVIKPNLTKKNSVIIFDDVLCGPQSIIREYFGMCRHSGASSVFYLAQTYSKIPKQLQIWISQNFGKFLISAGIIVITDLWLLIKHVK, encoded by the exons atggatttgattgaacagaaagataaattagatatttcgaACGTTgatactcaaataataaaaaaaacgtcaaGACATGGACCGTTATTACCTGATACTATACGTGCTATTATAGTCGGTCCTAGTGGTTcag acgctgataaagttataaaaccgaatttaactaaaaagaattctgtaataattttcgatGATGTTTTATGTGGTCCGCAGTCGATAATAAGAGAATATTTCGGAATGTGTAGACATTCAGGTGCTAGCTCTGTATTCTATTTAGCACaaacatattctaaaattccGAAGCAACTG CAGATATGGATTTCTCAGAATTTCGGAAAATTTCTCATTTCTGCTGGAATCATAGTGATTACGGATTTatggttattgataaaacacGTGAAATGA
- the LOC126550065 gene encoding uncharacterized protein LOC126550065 isoform X2 translates to MDLIEQKDKLDISNVDTQIIKKTSRHGPLLPDTIRAIIVGPSGSDADKVIKPNLTKKNSVIIFDDVLCGPQSIIREYFGMCRHSGASSVFYLAQTYSKIPKQLIWISQNFGKFLISAGIIVITDLWLLIKHVK, encoded by the exons atggatttgattgaacagaaagataaattagatatttcgaACGTTgatactcaaataataaaaaaaacgtcaaGACATGGACCGTTATTACCTGATACTATACGTGCTATTATAGTCGGTCCTAGTGGTTcag acgctgataaagttataaaaccgaatttaactaaaaagaattctgtaataattttcgatGATGTTTTATGTGGTCCGCAGTCGATAATAAGAGAATATTTCGGAATGTGTAGACATTCAGGTGCTAGCTCTGTATTCTATTTAGCACaaacatattctaaaattccGAAGCAACTG ATATGGATTTCTCAGAATTTCGGAAAATTTCTCATTTCTGCTGGAATCATAGTGATTACGGATTTatggttattgataaaacacGTGAAATGA
- the LOC126550415 gene encoding death-associated inhibitor of apoptosis 1-like isoform X1 has product MNFQQINNSFCSLVSLVRNNAYPTYPEFTTFISRLKTFNLFPLTSSQDKYSLAESGFIYSGKKDIVECFCCGIILHRWEKEDNPWIEHSRWNPKCVFVLLSKGNQFVENVVKKYGSIELGSYSNIQSEDCSFMYELLQFHFNSLSNMILQDLVM; this is encoded by the exons atgaattttcaacaaattaacaacagTTTTTGTTCACTTGTTTCGTTAGTACGAAACAATGCATATCCTACATATCCAGAATTCACTACATTTATATCAAGAttgaaaacattcaatttatttccgtTGACTTCATCTCAAGATAAATACTCATTAGCTGAAAgcggttttatatattcagggaaaaaagatattgttgaatgtttttgCTGCGGTATTATATTGCATCGTTGGGAAAAAGAAGATAATCCATGGATTGAACATTCAAGATGGAATCCgaaatgtgtttttgtattattatcaaaaggaaatcagtttgttgaaaatgtagtaaaaaaatatg gtTCTATcgaattaggtag cTACAGCAATATACAAAGTGAAGATTGTTCATTTATGTACgagttattacaatttcattttaattcattgtcgaacatgatattacaagatttagtgatgtaa
- the LOC126550415 gene encoding death-associated inhibitor of apoptosis 1-like isoform X2, with the protein MNFQQINNSFCSLVSLVRNNAYPTYPEFTTFISRLKTFNLFPLTSSQDKYSLAESGFIYSGKKDIVECFCCGIILHRWEKEDNPWIEHSRWNPKCVFVLLSKGNQFVENVVKKYGSIELATAIYKVKIVHLCTSYYNFILIHCRT; encoded by the exons atgaattttcaacaaattaacaacagTTTTTGTTCACTTGTTTCGTTAGTACGAAACAATGCATATCCTACATATCCAGAATTCACTACATTTATATCAAGAttgaaaacattcaatttatttccgtTGACTTCATCTCAAGATAAATACTCATTAGCTGAAAgcggttttatatattcagggaaaaaagatattgttgaatgtttttgCTGCGGTATTATATTGCATCGTTGGGAAAAAGAAGATAATCCATGGATTGAACATTCAAGATGGAATCCgaaatgtgtttttgtattattatcaaaaggaaatcagtttgttgaaaatgtagtaaaaaaatatg gtTCTATcgaattag cTACAGCAATATACAAAGTGAAGATTGTTCATTTATGTACgagttattacaatttcattttaattcattgtcgaacatga
- the LOC126550415 gene encoding death-associated inhibitor of apoptosis 1-like isoform X3 — MNFQQINNSFCSLVSLVRNNAYPTYPEFTTFISRLKTFNLFPLTSSQDKYSLAESGFIYSGKKDIVECFCCGIILHRWEKEDNPWIEHSRWNPKCVFVLLSKGNQFVENVVKKYATAIYKVKIVHLCTSYYNFILIHCRT, encoded by the exons atgaattttcaacaaattaacaacagTTTTTGTTCACTTGTTTCGTTAGTACGAAACAATGCATATCCTACATATCCAGAATTCACTACATTTATATCAAGAttgaaaacattcaatttatttccgtTGACTTCATCTCAAGATAAATACTCATTAGCTGAAAgcggttttatatattcagggaaaaaagatattgttgaatgtttttgCTGCGGTATTATATTGCATCGTTGGGAAAAAGAAGATAATCCATGGATTGAACATTCAAGATGGAATCCgaaatgtgtttttgtattattatcaaaaggaaatcagtttgttgaaaatgtagtaaaaaaatatg cTACAGCAATATACAAAGTGAAGATTGTTCATTTATGTACgagttattacaatttcattttaattcattgtcgaacatga
- the LOC126550415 gene encoding death-associated inhibitor of apoptosis 1-like isoform X4: MNFQQINNSFCSLVSLVRNNAYPTYPEFTTFISRLKTFNLFPLTSSQDKYSLAESGFIYSGKKDIVECFCCGIILHRWEKEDNPWIEHSRWNPKCVFVLLSKGNQFVENVVKKYEKIGIIPKNV, encoded by the exons atgaattttcaacaaattaacaacagTTTTTGTTCACTTGTTTCGTTAGTACGAAACAATGCATATCCTACATATCCAGAATTCACTACATTTATATCAAGAttgaaaacattcaatttatttccgtTGACTTCATCTCAAGATAAATACTCATTAGCTGAAAgcggttttatatattcagggaaaaaagatattgttgaatgtttttgCTGCGGTATTATATTGCATCGTTGGGAAAAAGAAGATAATCCATGGATTGAACATTCAAGATGGAATCCgaaatgtgtttttgtattattatcaaaaggaaatcagtttgttgaaaatgtagtaaaaaaatatg aaaaaattggAATCATACCAAAAAACGTTTGA
- the LOC126549800 gene encoding zinc finger MYM-type protein 1-like yields MGEAITNKKICLENDDEAASEEEEHELLQSTSKPITNINDIGNIVDKSFLKDADTKLVLTNLWVPDTKYNFPILECNKKRGLKFQHKWLHEFKWLCYSEIKSGAFCKHCVLFAKSGGVGSQSLGNLVTEPFTNWKNAKEVFRYHMNCKYHLSAVLDSEHFLKVLNKEEPSIIERIDRNRMTQVEENRKRLRPIIECILLCGREELALRGHKDFGSISVDEDALRQGNFRAILKYRAKGDDFLRSILEGPGKRNKYTSPTIQNDIIEFCNTILLKKIAKKVNESKCFSVLADETTDISTKEQLAICVRYVSDDNMLHEDFLQFFEIESLTGEALANSILNGLSKCGIDCSYLHGQGYDGASNMSGQFRGVQSIVRLKYPKAVYVHCSAHSLNLAVSTASGIRPIRNCLGIIEKAYQFSILQKEILFFYMRLKIQTTSPV; encoded by the exons ATGGGGGAggcaat tacaaataaaaaaatttgtttggaAAATGATGATgag GCTGCATCTGAAGAAGAAGAACATGAGTTATTGCAATCCACATCAAAacctattacaaatataaatgatattggtAATATCGTtgataaatcgtttttaaaagATGCCGATACAAAACTT GTGCTTACTAATCTGTGGGTCCCAGATACAAAGTATAACTTTCCTATACTTGAATGCAATAAAAAACGTGGACTGAAATTCCAACATAAGTGGCTTCATGAATTTAAATGGCTTTGTTATTCAGAAATTAAAAGTGGTGCTTTCTGTAAACACTGTGTTTTATTTGCAAAGAGTGGTGGTGTTGGAAGTCAATCTTTGGGAAACTTAGTAACTGAACCCTTTACAAACTGGAAAAATGCTAAAGag GTTTTTCGATATCATATGAATTGTAAATATCATTTGTCAGCAGTTCTTGATTCTGAGCATTTTTTGAAGGTTTTAAACAAAGAAGAACCATCTATAATCGAACGAATTGATcgaaatag AATGACTCAAGTTGAAGAAAACCGCAAAAGACTTAGACCGATtattgaatgtatattattatgtggcaGAGAAGAATTAGCATTACGTGGTCATAAAGATTTTGGTAGCATTTCAGTTGATG aaGATGCTTTGAGACAAGGAAATTTTCGGGCCATACTTAAATATAGAGCAAAAGGTGATGATTTTTTACGAAGTATTCTTGAGGGTCCAGGGAAAAGAAATAAGTACACCAGTCCAACTAtccaaaatgatataatagagTTCTGTAATACaatactattgaaaaaaattgcaaaaaaagtGAACGAGTCTAAATGTTTCTCGGTACTTGCCGATGAAACCACAGATATTTCAACAAAAGAACAGCTTGCTATTTGTGTAAGATATGTCAGTGATGATAACATGTTGCATGaagattttttacaattttttgagATTGAAAGTCTGACTGGTGAAGCTTTGGCAAATTCCATATTAAATG gtTTAAGCAAATGTGGGATTGATTGTAGTTATTTGCATGGACAGGGCTATGATGGGGCCAGTAATATGTCTGGGCAATTTAGAGGTGTACAAAGTATTGTTAGGTTAAAATATCCAAAAGCAGTTTATGTCCATTGTTCAGCACATTCACTGAACTTAGCTGTATCAACAGCTAGTGGTATTAGACCAATTAGGAATTGTTTAGGAATAATTGAAAAGGCCTATCAGTTTTCAATACTCCAAAAAGAAATTCTATTCTTCTACATGAGATTGAAAATTCAGACCACGAGCCCAgtgtaa
- the LOC114124818 gene encoding uncharacterized protein LOC114124818 has protein sequence MENLKMLPRLTDNHVIPQKISKMKVKCVAQVFSQRVSSLMAFLASQKIIDVDARGTANLCLFFDQLFDSVNGSYNKIVDGKKYRTAITMKSNHFDLWEKSLPVLHSMVFIDSKSQKRQRPPTVKNWEKTIRGLKAIFIFLNSKGIKSVLPRNLNQDSLENFFGSSRSMGCRNTNPSCTSFSASYKTLLLNNLMSTHSPGSNCEDDLATSCFNSYQHLFDNITSERGEGNDSTSEVSDSVVSAETITDNLIKQPEDVQNLTVQTHSYISGYIIKKLNKTFFKNCNCLTQLCTTQLTSKHDMISNREYSNNILISLKYPNETFCSLVQNIIQIISIQLPILCHTSNLKSNLFSIVNQQLNSNILSCPVHEELFSKTFLNFIIKFLIHNWCNNINKILNGKISINVNEKDPIKINAYNRYVKFCKYKHLKNRKF, from the exons ATGGAGAATTTAAAGATGTTACCTAGGTTAACTGATAACCATGTCATACCTCAAAAGATATCAAAAATGAAGGTGAAGTGTGTAGCCCAAGTTTTTAGCCAGCGAGTATCTTCACTAATGGCATTCTTAGCtt ctcaaaaaataattgatgtcGATGCTCGAGGTACTGCAAatctttgtttattttttgaccaGTTGTTTGATTCTGTAAATGGTTcttataacaaaatagttgatggtaaaaaatatagaacagCAATTACAATGAAATCTAATCATTTTGATCTGTGGGAAAAATCATTACCAGTATTACACTCTATGGTATTTATTGATTCAAAATCTCAAAAACGTCAAAGACCTCCCACTGTGAAAAATTGGGAAAAAACAATTAGAG gtttaaaagcaatatttatattcctaAATAGTAAGGGCATAAAGTCTGTTTTACCTCGGAATCTAAATCAAGATTCACTTGAAAATTTCTTTGGTTCTTCACGCAGTATGGGATGTAGAAACACCAACCCTTCGTGCACTTCATTTTCTGCATCGTATAAGACATTActtctaaacaatttaatgtcAACACATTCTCCCGGCAGTAATTGCGAAGACGATCTGGCAACATCTTGCTTTAATtcttatcaacatttatttgaCAATATAACTTCAGAACGAGGAGAAGGTAATGATAGTACCTCTGAAGTTTCCGATAGTGTTGTTAGTGCAGAGACCATTACCGACAACTTGATAAAACAACCAGAAGatgttcaaaatttaactgtacaaACACATTCTTACATTTCAGGctacatcattaaaaaattaaataaaacttttttcaaaaactgcaATTGCTTAACACAATTATGTACAACTCAATTAACAAGTAAACATGATATGATTTCTAACCGTGAATATTCTAATAACATATTGATCTCTTTAAAATATCCAAATGAAACCTTCTGTTCCCTTGtacaaaacataattcaaataatatctatacaattaCCAATCTTATGTCAcacttcaaatttaaaatcaaatcttttttcaatagttaatcaacaattaaattcaaatatactaTCATGTCCTGTCCATGaagaattatttagtaaaacttttttaaactttattattaaatttttaatacataactggtgtaacaatatcaataaaattctcaatggtaaaatatcaattaatgtcAATGAAAAAGATCCAATTAAAATCAATGCTTATAAtcgttatgttaaattttgtaaatataaacatttaaaaaacagaaaattttaa